The Garra rufa chromosome 20, GarRuf1.0, whole genome shotgun sequence genome contains the following window.
TCATTGTAATAAGATACTGTCATAATGGAGATAAAGAGTCACAATGATCGGTTAACTAGGGATgtaatcagggttgccaggttatCACAGCAAAACCCACCCAAAAGTATGCCAATTGTGTTTCGTAGGGGTCCTCcggtaaaaaaaaatgatgttcCGGAGGGgtgaaatacacattttttgggctaaatatcatgttactggggtcacttcaacccacAGATATGAGAAACAGCCTGCGGCAGTGTTAAAGTAGTCCAATTCCACTGTGGACTGAAAAATCTGTGAACTTGGCAACACTGGATGTAATATCAACGTCTTATGATACGATAACTCGATATGTCCGCGATAcaatatttattacaatataaaaaaaaaagacttagagtaagaaataaatacaaaagtgtgtacattttaaagttaaattattctatcgaatgcactttgagagttcaaaaataaaagctccaacccatgttcttcactaaataaaaacttaagtcagtgaattgacttgtgcCTGAACTGTAAAGGgcactcaaccctctttttagttgtggcGTCTCAGTCTAAAtcacattcacactggtgttttaggaagccaaacaaattagaatataataacacAAATAACCatgttatattattgttattcctataaCAGTaacagccatatattgtaaaacaattgcacagcaaaataacatttcataggtatattattttgctTTACACAACAGTAGAGAAATTAAATCCTAattttctttcctaatttctacacttgaaagagatttggactgcagtaacttTACCCATTTAAAACCATCATCTTTTATTTCGAAAGAAACAGCAGTAGAGCtcttattttgatggaaaactccagcttcgaTAAAAATAAGCTTACTACACATCTAGTGAAATACTGTACTCATCTGCCACGAAAATAAAAGCATAATTTTTGCCAGTAGTGTTCCCAAACATGTGCTAAACTCGCAGCAATGAAataaactgagccgttctgaggtgcggaaaacaccggatcacaatcTGAATCCCTGAATGAAGTGCGTGCTTTGCTTTAAAAagtgcagcgaaaacagacttgatgaagggacaGATACTGTGCCCAATGCATATTGGCCCAAAACACTATAaaaaccttttatgttagaataagaagtttaaatatattttaaaaactttacTGTTTACAAGAAAGACCTAATGTTTCATATCGTCAAGTGATCATGATGTCACATCCCTAccatttaacaattaaaataaaagtcataataataataaaacaagacATAGTGCTGAGTATAAAGAATATTTTAATCCATTTTATAAACAACATTTACGTAGCAGCATTATTCAGTAGATTCTGAGGTATTTTCTGAATTCACAGAGAAATTCACTCCCCCATCTCATTTCATACATCTCCACATACATAcataacatacacacacacacacacatactcacatACAGACATTCATAGTAGCTAAACatgcacgcaaacacacacacacacacaattcaaACATCCAGAGTCCTGTGTCCATAGTTCTTTATGGTAGAGTTCGTAGGGCTCGCTCTTTTAGTGGCTTGTAAGGCTGGCACTCTCAGTGGTGCAATTTTGGCTGTAGAAAAAGGCAAAAGAGAACAATTCAGTCAAATATatggatttgctgctcaagaaacattcttactatagttgaatttacaaaaattacctcattcaaaagtttacatacacttgattcttaatactgtgttgttacctgaatgatccacagctgttttttttgtttgtttagtgatagttattcatgagtcccttgtttgtcctgaacagttacactgCCCGCTGATCCTTAAAAACCTTCGGGACGCACAAATtgattggttttccagcatttgtgtatttgaatcctttccaacaatgactgtatgattttgagatccatcttttcacactgaggacaactaagggactcatatgcaacaattacagaagagtAAACAtctgtaaacgtcttttatgtgaaatatctaattcaggtactaaattaaaaaaaaaataacatgattttggtaaaataatttacacagaagagaagaaattgttaaataaaatattcattggacacaaaatgtattttcataacatcacggttaaaccactgacttcacatggactattttaacaaagttgtttcagggcCTTGAACTTGTCTGCAGGATCAAAAAGCTcttagatttgatcaaaaatatcttaaaatttgtgtttggaatgacataagggtgagtaattaaaaccagaatttttttttatatgcatttttgggtgaactatgcctttaaccccttaactgtcactcccatttttgaacatgtgaaaatgaaaatgaagaattcaaacttaaatttgtataattcatgaatgaaaacattttgtaatatggtTTTGATGACCATTTTTCATGTTAACGCAacatctgattttaaaatggctttcaaagaatgaattttgagattttaggTTTTCAACTGATATttcatttcttatgatttctaaagtgtaatagggaaaaaggcaacaaggaagtctgtttgtgacaaaggtcGGAACTCTTTTTGAGGTGcacttgtcataaattaatctattatttttcctacataatttgcaacccaaaaaatgttaaatatctatttaggagccttagacctttccaacaatatatagtttgtcTTGATTAGACTAGGATTTTATTGCAAAATGGTGAAGCAAATGTAggcatcccacagagtggacgggtgacagttaaggggttaagtaTTAAGTATGTATTAACCAAACTAACCTACGGTTTCACAggcaaggcttaagcctagtcctagactaaaatgtaagtctaagctgtttcaactgaaagaaacttgcactggctgagcttaaaatatatcagtgtttttgttttatctcaagatgcacaccagtaatgttttttctaaggcacatatataaaattacttaaatgtcctaactgAACCGTGGCTTAATCCTGGCTTAGGCCAAGCCATGTCATGAAACCGGGTCTAAATGTTCACTCACCTTTTGTGTGCTGAGTTTCTTTTCCCCTCCGACAGAGAGTCCCGCCCCTTTGCTTTCTTTCCAGGGATAGAAGCCGGAATGAGGGGAAGTGGGCAGCCGGTGGGGTTTGGAGGGTGGAGAGGAGCCGCTGCTCTTGCGTTTCTTCCCCAAAcccttgtgatcaaagctggccACCCTGCCATGCAGTCCTGAGTCCACTCCTCGGCTGTGCGGGGCAGCATCTGGGGGCGAATGGTGGGTCTGGGAGTGAGTCCTCTTAAAGGCCCACGAGGATGGCGTGTGGGAATCAGAGGGTGCGAGCTGAGGACGTGGCTTGCTTCCCGGGGAAAGTGAGCCGTTGGTTTGTCCGTGAGAGGCTGACGGTGGCGTTTTGCTGATGAGGGGCCGCCCCTTGTTCTGAGACACGCAATTCTTGTCCGGACTGACAGCGTCCACCTCTTCGAAAGAGGCTTTCCGTTTGCGCAGTGCAGCGGCGTCCGGTGTGGTCGTCCGCTCTGCTTCCCTGAGACGCAGCTGCTGTTTATTGGGGCGGCCGCCCGAGTTCTTGGGCCGACCGGGGCCCGATTGAGCGGGAGATCGACCAAGTTTAGAAGGGGGAGCCGTGGATTGGCCGCCCCCAGAGTTCTCGGACTGACCATAAGCCTTGCTGGTGGAGGAACTCTGCGGGTTTGGCTCTTTGCCTGGTCCGTGGGAAGAGTAGAAGGAAGTCTTGAGAGAAGTCGAGTTGTGACTTCCTGCTTTCTGTTTGGAATGCTGGGAAATGGAGGAAGGAGAGGCAGGAACGGCTGCAGGCTTGGCTGGGGGACTCTGGGAGTGAGGATCTGATGCTTGAGGTATTTTTCTGTGAGTAAGAGAGGAATCAGGGATCGTGAGATAAAACATTTACTGCATGCAGTGTAGGAAGTAAAAATACAGCTTTGTCAAAAGGAAACTGGATTTGTTAGCGCTAATGAAGATTAACCTTGGAGAAAACAAACACCATAATGCTAGTGGATCTTGGCACAGGCTCAAAGCACGTGATCTGTGAGTGGATCTTACCAAACCTGTCAAGAACAAGCCCAGCTCACATTCCACCTCAAAATCAAATGACAAAAGGGAGATTTTTAGGACCTTTAGGTTTTTTGTATTGTGTAAATTCATATTATTAGAAGGCatctactgtttttgctgttacGTACAATTAAAAATCAGCACAAATAAAGGCAGTACAAATAAACAGAACCATTATCAGTTCTTTAAAAgtctttaaaattatatatttaaatatttgtttcaaCAGTTTAACCCTTACAGTAATGCAAATTTCAAAAAGGCCCTGAAATTTACATGAATTATGCAacaataaatgtgaccctagaccacaaaaccactcttaagtagcacaagtatatttgtagcaataggcaactatacactgtatgggtcaaaatgatcaattagttatttttatgccaaaaatcattaggatattatatattaagtaaagaccgtGGTCAGtgaagatatttttgtaaatttcctaccataaatatcaaaacttttgattagtaatagcattgctaagaacttcatttggacaacttaaaagacaattatttcaatatttagatttttttgcaccctcatattccagattttcaaatacttgtatctcgGCCCAATATTGtcttaacaaaacatacatcaatggaaagcttagaaTCCATGATTTCGATTGCAGGTCCAGTGTCCTGTCAGTCATTTTGTTCTTAATGTATATttaagatgtataaatctcacttttgaaaaattgacccttatgactagttttgtggtccaggatcacaaataaaaacaagcaaaatcaGGGTAAAATATTACTTGGACATGTTTGTGCCAGGTTTTGTAATTTAATGGGATGTTTTACATGCACATTTTTGTAAATCTTATCCTAAATTATTATGATTCTCATTGCTGTAGTGTAATTTTTAAAAGTGAACAAAACAATAACAAAGCACAATAAATAATACCCTGATAAATAAGTacattacaattaaataaaaaacaagtaattcttaaagggatagttaattaCTCATGTCCTTCCAAAACCATAAGAGATTTTTGATGTTGTTATTTTAGTTGtctttgcacacaaagtattctcgtagcttcataaaattacagttgaaccactgatgtcacatggactactttaacaatgtgCCTTTCTTGGCTTTGAATGTATCAGATGTGTTGCTGTCTATTAAGGGACAGAAAgctgttggatttcatcaaaaatatcataatttgtgctctgacgatgaacgaaggtcttatgggtttggaacaacatgagggtgaataattcatgacagaattttcagttttgggtgagctatccttttaaatatacataaaactatgcaaaaatgaaaatcacaTGACTGTTTTTGAGCTTTTTGTTAATATCACCCCACTGTTTGTCTATGACAGGACATACAGAAGTCAAGCGGTTCTTACTTCCACAGATGGGCGATGAGGTGGTTCTCCACCATGGCACTCATGGCAGACCGTAGATGGTGCAACCGTCGATCGAAAGTGAAGACACCATGACCCAGAGAATGACTCCCAAATGAACAAAGCTGTGGGGGAAAGGCCAAGGATTAGCACTAACACTAATACTCTTCCTTTCACTCATTTAATTAAGATTTTAAAGAGTCATTTAAAGACCACAGGCAATGTCTGAAACGCAGTTTTGCAGTTCTGAAACTAAGGATTTATTCATATCTCTTATAAAACTATCATAGAATTGCTTGCCTAATTCTTAAACACACTTATATAACTCTTATTTCCCGGCTATTACATAATACTAGAAGACACTGTGGAAATGTTTAGTTGTACCGCAGCTGGTTTGGGATGCCATGGAGTTGAATGCCAGTCTGTGAGGTCGTCGTTCGCCTCTCCTTCGCTCTCATCACCTGAGATGTGGGCCTGGGAGAGAGGAGAGAGTGGCCGTGTGCTGCCATCCTCCACGTGGGGTTTATCCTCCTCCACACTTTCAGACAATGTGGGTGTTCTGCCACACAAACAGATGAACAGAATGTACATTAACAGTTAACAGATAACAGTTCATTTAGAcattgtatatacattttatatatgtgatcctggaccacaaaaccagtcacaagggtccatttttcaaaactgagatttatacatcatcagaaagctgaataaataagctttccattgatgtgtggtttgttagaaaagggcatttggctgagatacagatttgaaaatctggaccctgaggatgcaaaaaaaaaaaaataaatcaaaatattgagaaaaaaaatgccttcaaagttgtctaaatgaagatcttagcaatgcatattactgataacattaagttttgatatatttactgtaggtaattaacaaaatatcttcatggaacatgatagttacttaatatccttatgatttttggcataaatagaAAAAcctataattttgaccaatacaacgTGTTTTTAGCtatttacgactggttttgtggtccagggtcacatatattttttaatatttaagttttgaatatataaattataaatacattttatataatttctaccaaattacaacaacaaaactaatttaatacatatacaaattaaaataatagatatataataaaaatagtttcctattattttttttaattgacatttcTAACCTAAAGGCAGGGCTGTTCGTCAGAGGTCTCCGGCAGACAGGGGGTGTGGGTGCATCTCTGGGAGGTTCTGGGCTTACAGTCGGAGCAGCTGAACTCTCTGAGGCCTGAGATACCCGATCGCGAGCCTTCGAACTCATCTTTAGCTCCGCCACCAGCTGGTCAAAGTTTTTACTCCTGCCTTGCACCTTCCTGCGCTGATGAATGGAATGAATCTAGaggagagaaaacattttttttttttagacagaaGACTTGCAGCTCAGTTTCTGCGAATCACCTCATTCATAAAGCGTATGCTAACTGGTAAGCGTGTATGTGCTTTCATCATGAATTGTGGTTTTGGCTTTTGTAGTATATTAAGCACAGGAAATtgtgtaattttaataaataattcagaggAAGTGCTCAACTCTAACTGTGTAAGTAAACAATGTGTTATTCTCACTTCAagcctcaaaaaaacattttatataacaCTTGTGTAGCACTGTGCCCTAGACTTTGAACATCATCGAACTGTGAAAACAGGAAGTTTATTCTTCCTGTTtgaatatttctttaaaaaaacaaaacaaaacaaaaaacatgataTCATATTTACAACTTGACTTTGAGgttgaaaatttaaaaatgttgcaATGATTTTAATACACTTTTTATTAGAGCATTTAGTATACTTTATGTAAACCCTAAAGACAGCTTCATAACCCAtccttatattgtattttttcagacaaatacaacagCAATGTCTTAAAGTAATAGGTTACCCCAAAATGATTACTACCCCATGATTTAGTCTCCCTCAAGCCATCccatgtgtatatgactttcttctttcggaCAAATACAATccgagttatatttaaaaaattctcctggctcttccaagctttataatggcagtgaatggctgttgagattttgaagtctggtgaagtgcatccatccatcataaaaagtactccacaggTTCAGCTCTGgcaggttaataaaggccttctgaagtgaactgatgcatttgtgtaagaaaattatctatatttacaactttataaaccataaacTATAGCTTCCACTAACTGATTTATGCGCGTTCACTAGTGAGTTGCAttccagcggatgatgtaggaCGTAGCATAAACTCAAGTGAGAATATGCTAGCCTCATGACACCCAAGTTTTGTTTAAAGCGAAAGAAAAAACAGTatcctcttggcttatatagaaatcctccaacatttttctttacaaatcctcattttgtacttataATACGTGACCGGTGTTTTACTTTGCTTACTCCAGTGCATTTCTGCGTTCATCACAGTTCTTGTGAACGCATGTACGACAGTTATCAGAAGCTAGAAATTTTGGTTTATAGTTTtaaacatggatttttttttacacaaatgcttcagaaggcctttattaaacccCCAGTGCCATGTAAAGCACTtttgatgatggatggatgcactttattggacatcAAAATCTCAaccaccattcactgccattataaagcttggataagccaggacattttttaaaataactctgaTTGTAATTGCCTGAAAGAATAAAGGTATAAGGGTATGgggtaatttacatttttgggtgaactatcacttttaaTAGCCTTTTATCAGTCAAACAGTCTTTTATCATCATTTATCACACAAAATGACCCATGCAAGTTCCTCtgcaaaatttctttaaaaaggctgtttattgttatatttgtatttatctaTTAGCCCCATAGACTGTCAATATCTGTTGATTTAACAAAAACCTGAAGTCATGCTATACAAATGAAGTGAGGCTTTTCCTGTAATCCCTGCCCCATTTCCTGTAAGTCATGTCCGCTGAACTTCCTGTCTGTCTACACACTGAAACCAGTGTCTAGTGAATGGCTTCAACCCTCTGAATGTTATATAGATTTTTATTACTActgctgctactactactactactggaCAGCCAAAAGCATCAAATGCAACAATTCTGCTTTCCAAAATATTTTGTTTGAATAAAGATCAGTACTTAAGTAATGTTCACTAAGAGTTCAAAACATTGCACACTGATAACATAGGTAATAGATGGAAGTGGCGGACAACTCACATTGCAGGTCAAAAGTCGAGTACAAACTTTCTTCCTCTCAGGGTCCAACACACCACAGTGCTTGTCAAGGTCACATTCTTTTTCTGCAGAAAATAAGAGCAGCTTTTTATTAGTTctctatttatataatatattctaATATTATATATGAATTATTGAATAATCTGAATATGCATTAGAATGCGTTGCACACGGTTCTGATTCTAATGCAAATATAGCCCAACGCTGATTATcaaacgtgaccctggaccacaaaaccagtcataagtgtcaatttttgaaACTGATTCAAAGTAATaactgaataaacaagctttccattggtgtatggtttgttaatacaataggacaatatttggccaagatacaactatttgaaaatctggaatctgaaggtgcaaaaataaaaatatgcaaaatattaaggaaatctttaaagttgtccaaatgaagttctttctTAGCATtgcttttaatatatttatggcagaaaatttacaaaatatcttcatggaacacggtctttacctaatatcctaatgatttttggcataaaacaaaaatcaatcattttgaccccatacaatgtatttctggctattgctacaaacatacctgtgctacttaagactggttttgtggtccaaggtcacaaaccTAAACTGTGTAATATTTGGGTCTAGGTTGGACCAAAATGGATATAAGGGCCTCAGTAAGGACTTACTGGAGACCACTTTGTATGTTCTCGGCCCACGGAGGTGTCCGGAGGCGGCAGGGGCTGAGGCAACCTCGCCTCTCTGGGATTGAGGCCTTTCAGTTGAGGAAGGCCGATTGGGCGAAGGGCCTCCATGTGGCCATGGGGGGTCTCTGTGAGTAGGGGGAGGGGAGCTCCGTGTGGGTTCGATGGGAGGGGGCTGCTTAAAAACAGCTGATTCTGAATGACCCGAGTTTGAAGGTGAATGCCtggtaaaaaaaagaatattatatataaattatacagaTTGTATATAATGCTAACAACTACAGACTACACTGTCCTGCATCAGATTTTCTGAATGAATActtgttttttttactaattttgaGATATGGTGCCTGTTTTGCTCTAGCACATCTTTCTCATAAATACTGACACATTTTGTAGCTTTTCTGCTTTCCACAACCATTTCTAAGGTGAAGACAGTGTGTACTATCCCTTGGTCACCAAAAAACAACCACAAAGACTCACCTTTatgtcgctccaaacccgtaagacctttgttcatcttcaagacacaaattaaggtattggAAGCTGggcttgcatagacagcaatgcaactaccatgttcaaggtccagaaaggtagtaagcaccttgttaaaatagtccatgtgctatcagtgattcaaccttaattttacgaagCCACAAGAATACTTTTGTGGTGCTGTTGACGCAGGAGCCAGCGTTCAGAGGTCAGAAatatcatcaaaaataccttaatttttgTTCCGAAGATGACAAAGTTCTTACGGGTGTGGAAAGACATGATGGTGAGAAATCATACcagaattttcattcttgggtgaactatccctttaacataagATCAGATTAGTAAATCTTACCAAACTCCATCTTTCGGAGGTTTTGAGTGTCTGAACTGAGGTGGCGTTGAGGGAGATTGCGGGGACGCCCGTGGCGGCCCGACATTCTGGTTCCTGCCACTCCAAGACGAGGCTCCGTGAGAGGGCGGAGTGTGTCCATGACGGGGTCTCTGCTGCTGAGGTGGAGGTGGGGTGGAGCGGAGGTGTGCATAGAGCTTACCCAAAGGGCCGTGCCTCCTCTCACAATGCTTCTCGAACGCCTGAGGCTTCACCACCTGACTGCAGTGGCCACAAACCACCAGATAGAAGTCATCATGCCCAGGATAATGCCCGAAGATGGACATATCTGCCGAAATACACCAAACAATAGGGACAAATTAGCTTTGCTCGAAAAATGAAACTACAAGAGATGTTTCCAAATGCTCTATTCTCTCCAGACAGAAAGATTCAAGTTAattgtgtatgtgtgcgtgtgcATATAAGAAATAGTTTGAAAGCTCAAactaaagaaaatgtttttttttttttggcaatgtCTGCATAATTAAGTTAAAActcaaattatattattaattgacAAAGCTCactgttatttttaattgtttggagcacaaaaccagtcttaagcagcacaggtatatttgtaacaatagccaaaaatatattgtatgtgtcaaaattataaatttt
Protein-coding sequences here:
- the atxn7l2a gene encoding ataxin-7-like protein 2a — protein: MMAVRERAVKVMAALERRVPCLDDFVGQSWSVWTERANLTASEGSDGDEYSKNGKKTTETMTLRKEDMSIFGHYPGHDDFYLVVCGHCSQVVKPQAFEKHCERRHGPLGKLYAHLRSTPPPPQQQRPRHGHTPPSHGASSWSGRNQNVGPPRASPQSPSTPPQFRHSKPPKDGVWHSPSNSGHSESAVFKQPPPIEPTRSSPPPTHRDPPWPHGGPSPNRPSSTERPQSQRGEVASAPAASGHLRGPRTYKVVSKKECDLDKHCGVLDPERKKVCTRLLTCNIHSIHQRRKVQGRSKNFDQLVAELKMSSKARDRVSQASESSAAPTVSPEPPRDAPTPPVCRRPLTNSPAFRTPTLSESVEEDKPHVEDGSTRPLSPLSQAHISGDESEGEANDDLTDWHSTPWHPKPAALCSFGSHSLGHGVFTFDRRLHHLRSAMSAMVENHLIAHLWKKIPQASDPHSQSPPAKPAAVPASPSSISQHSKQKAGSHNSTSLKTSFYSSHGPGKEPNPQSSSTSKAYGQSENSGGGQSTAPPSKLGRSPAQSGPGRPKNSGGRPNKQQLRLREAERTTTPDAAALRKRKASFEEVDAVSPDKNCVSQNKGRPLISKTPPSASHGQTNGSLSPGSKPRPQLAPSDSHTPSSWAFKRTHSQTHHSPPDAAPHSRGVDSGLHGRVASFDHKGLGKKRKSSGSSPPSKPHRLPTSPHSGFYPWKESKGAGLSVGGEKKLSTQKPKLHH